GATGGTTTCATCGGTCTGGGCAGTCATGAACCCTGCTGTGCGCCAGTAGATAAACGCCAACAACAAAAAAACCGAGGTGGCGAACACCACCATATACAGCAGGGCTAACTGGAACGATGAGGTTCTGAGTTGGCTAAGCAGTTTCACGCAACATGTATCCTGCACCCCGGATGGTCTGCAGCAGTGGGGTATCGAATTCCTTGTCGATTTTTGCCCTCAGGCGGCTGATATGCACATCAATGACGTTGGTCTGGGGATCAAAATGATAATCCCAGACCTTTTCAAGCAGCATGGTTCGGGTGACCACCTGCCCGGCATTGCGCATCAGGTATTCCAGCAGACGGAATTCCCGGGGCTGAACGTCGATATTGTGCCCTGCCCGCTTGACCGTTCTGGCCAGCAGGTCCATTTCCAGATCCGCCACCTTCAATACCGTCTCGGTTTCAGCGGACTGGCGATTGCGGCGAACCAGGGATTCAATCCGGGCCAGCAACTCAGTAAAGGAGAAGGGCTTGGTCAGGTAGTCGTCGCCGCCACCACGCAGGCCTTCCACCCGATCATCCACATCGCCCAGGGCGCTGAGAATCAGCACAGGCACCTGGTTTCCGGTGGCACGCACCGTTTTGATAATCGACAGGCCATCCATACCCGGAAGCATGCGGTCAACAATCATGATGTCGTAATCTTCGCTGGCGGCCATCATCATTCCGTCCTTGCCATCCGCCGCATGATCCACGACAAAATCAGACTCTTTCAGCCCTTTAACAAGGTAGTTTGCCACGTCCTGATCGTCTTCAATTACCAGTGCTTTCACCGGTTATCCTCCTGAATAGCGGATTACATTAACAGCTAGGGTACGAAGAACATCGGTTGCCGGCCAGTTACGATCTTGTAAGAGGGTGTCGCCATTGGCGACGGTCACGCTCCCTGCCGAAACCAGCCCAGACTATCCCCCGTGGCGCCACTAGGGCGATATTCCGCACTCACCCAGCCACCATACCCCAAGCGATCAAGGGCTGCGAAAACATTCCAAAAGTTAATCTCACCGGTACCGGGCTCATGGCGGCCGGGATTATCAGCAAACTGGATGTGGCCAATCCAGGGCAACAGACACTCCACGGTGCGGATCAGATCCCCCTCCATGATCTGCATGTGGTAGATGTCGTACTGCAGCTTCACATTGCCAGCATCAACCGCCTCGATTAACTGCATCACCCGGGCGGAGGTATCCAGGAAAAAGCCCGGTATATCCACCCGCGAGTTGATGGCTTCCAGGCACAGGGTGATACCTTCGTCTTCAAGCCTCCCGGCAGCATAGTTCACGTTGTCCACCAGCGTTTGCCAGGCCAGCGACTCCTCCAGCGTGTCTGGCCGGATACCGGCCAGGCAGTTGACCTGCCTGCAGTTCAGGACCCGGGCATAGCGAATGGCCTGGTCCACACCCGCCCTGAACTCCTGCACACGGTCCGGCAGGCAGGCAATACCGCGTTCACCAGCGCTCCAGTTGCCGGGGGGCAGGTTGAACAGCACCTGAGTCAGCCCATTTTCCTCAAGCGCCCGCTTCAGATCCTCTTCCGGCCAGTCGTAGGGAAACAGATACTCGACACCGCAAAACCCCGCCTCCCGAGCCAGCCGGAAGCGATCCATAAAATCCACTTCGGTATACAGCATGGAGAGGTTCGCAGCGAATACAGGCATGGGTTATCCCTTACGTTTGATGGCTGGCGCGGAACCCAACAGGACCCCATTGAGATGCTCCAATTCCAGCAACAGGCCACTATGGTCCACGTCACTGTGCCCATTGGCTACCAGGCTCTGATATTCATTATGCACCTGCTGCGCCAGCGGCAGCGTCAACCCCTCGGAACGGGCTTCATCGAGAATCATGCGCAGATCCTTGAGCTGAATCCGCGCCGGAGCACCGGGAGAAAAATCCCGGTCAATCATTCGTTGACCGTGCAGCTCCAGAATCCGGCTGCCCGCAAAGCCACCCATCAGCGCCTCCCTCACAGCGGCCGGGTCCGCACCGCCCTTCGCAGCCAGCAACAACGCCTCGGAAACCGCACCAATGGTAATACCCACAATCGCCTGATTAGCCAGCTTCGCGAGTTGCCCGGCACCAACGGGACCAATGGGAGTACATTTACCCAGGGCCTCAAAAACCAGCCGCACCCGCTCAATATCCACTTCCGAGCCCCCGGCCATAATACTCAGCCGCGCCTGCTCGGCACCGACGGTTCCACCCGACACGGGCGCATCCACATATCCGGCGCCCTGTTCCTGAGCCAGAGCAGCATGGCGACGAGCCAGCGAAGGCTGCACCGAACTCATATCAATATACACCGCCCCCGCCTTGAGTGACGCAATACCACCTTGTGTCACCATCACGTCATCCACCACGTCGCCATTTTCCAGCATGGTGATCACCACATCGGCATCACGGACAGCATTTTTCGGAGAATCGGCAGTTGTTGCCTCGCCGTTAAATTGCTCGCACTTACTGGCTGTACGGTTCCAAAGCGTCATGGAGAAACCGGCATCCAACAGATTCCGGACCATGGGCGCTCCCATTAGTCCAATTCCAAGGAAAGCTACGTGAAGATTCGCTGTCACAATTCCAGAACTCCTATTCCCAATGCCGCAGAAGTGAGTGGGCAGGCCCTTCCAAAACCGTGCGGAGCCATGGATGGCGGAGCCCGAGCCGAACAGGGACGTCTTGAGGCGCGTTTTGGAAGGGCCTGCCCACTCACTTCCGCCCGAAAATTCGAGTTAAGCAACCAAAAAGAGAGTATACAAACAAAAACGCCACCAACCCGGCATAAGGGTGGTGGCGTTCTGACCAAGCCCGGTATTCTTTCGGGCTTAAGCGGCGACTTCTTCCGTCGTCATCTGGGCACGGATCTTCTTCATGGCGTTCTTCTCAAGCTGACGAATACGCTCAGCAGACACACCATACCGATCAGCCAGCTCATGCAACGTAGACTTGCTGTCAGATAACCAACGTTCACGCAAGATATCCTGGCTGCGTTCGTCCAACAGCTCCAGTGCCGCCATCAGGCGACCGTTGGAGTCATCCGTCCAGTCCGACTGCTCAAGCTGAGTAGCCGGATTGCTGCGATGATCTTCCAGGTAATATTGCGGTGCCTGATAGGCATTGTCGTCGTCATCATCCTGGGGCCCGTCGAATGCCGTATCGTGGGAAGCCAGACGGCCCTCCATTTCGCGGACCACTTTGGGCTCAACACCCAGGTCACTGGCCACCGCATTGACCTCATCGTGACTCAACCACGCCAGACGCTTCTTCTGGCTGCGCAGATTAAAGAACAGCTTGCGCTGGGCCTTGGTGGTTGCCACTTTGACGATGCGCCAGTTACGCAGAATAAATTCGTGAATCTCGGCCTTGATCCAGTGCACCGCAAAGGACACCAGGCGCACGCCATATTCCGGATTGAAGCGTTTGACGGCTTTCATCAGGCCCACGTTGCCTTCCTGGATCAGGTCGGACTGGGACAGGCCATAACCGGCATAACTGCGCGCAATATGGATGACGAAGCGCAGATGCGAAAGAACCAGCTCACGGGCGGCCTCAACATCACCTTCGTAATGCAGCCGCTCTGAGAGCTTGCGCTCTTCCTCGACAGAAAGTACCGGAATACGGCTGGCCGCCTGGATATAGGCTTCCAGATTAGCGCCGGGAACCAGTCTGTCGATCACCTGTAAATTCGTACCCATATCTTATCCTCCGAACCAAGCGATCAATAAATATACCAACTGAAGCGTTGACCGCCAAGTACTCTGAAAGTTCCTTTAATTCCCACTAAAACGTTTTAAATCAACAAGCTGGGAATCTGCCAACTTCTGCTATCTGTTACCAACCTACTCCGGAAGCAGCTGATTTTTCAATACGGTATTTCCGAGACCGAAGATCACCCGCCCGCAATTTCACCGGGTTCGATATCATCAAGATGGCGTTTGACGGCCACCCAAGCACCCAACCAGCCTAACAGCATGGCGGCAATTATCAACGCCAGCGCGCCGTCGAAGGTCAGGCCATTAAGGGAAAATTCGCTGCGGTACAGCCCCGCCAGGCGCTCAATCGGCCCGCTCAGCCACCAGAGCGATAGCTGCAACAGCACCCAGGCCACTATGCCACCGCCAAGGCCAAACCAGGCACCGGTGTAGAGAAACGGCCGGCGCACGAAGGCATCGGTGCCACCTACCAGCTTTGCCACCAGAATCTCATCACGACGGTTTTCAATGGAGAGGCGCACGGTATTGCCAATGACAAGCACTACCGCGGCCGCCAGCAACAGGGCCAGCGCCCACACCGCCCGGCCCAGAAGATCGGTCATGGCGTTCAGGCGCTGCAACCAGCCAAGGTCCACCTGCACACGCTCCACACCATCAAGCCCTTCGATAACGGTCAGCAGCATTTCCACACCGGCGGCGGTACGGGAACTTTCACTGGGCGTAACCAGCAAGGTATGGGGCAGCGGGTTCTCGTCCAGGTAGTCCAGGGCATCCTCAAGGCCGGAAGAGGCGCGGAATTCATTCAGCGCCGTGTCCCGGTCGATCAGCTCCACTTCAGCCACGCGGCTGTCATCAGCCACTTCAGCTTTCAGGGCCTGGGCCTCTTCAATTGAAACCGAATCGTTCAGGTAGGCAGTCACCCGTGCGGAGCTTTCCCAGCCGGCACTGACACCTTCAAGACTGGCAAGCAACAGCATCAGCGCCACCGGCAATGCCAGGGCCACACCCATCACCGTCCAGGTCATCATGCTGGCAATCGGCGAATGCCACAGCCTCTGGGCGCTGTCCCGGGCGACTTTGCGATGATGGCTGAGATAGCTCTCCGCCTGCTCGCGCCAGGGAGAACGGGCACTTTTCGCGCCCCGGCTCTGTTGCCTGCGGGGATCGTTAGCCATGCCGACCTCCCCCTGCCCCAACGCCGGACACCAGCCTGCCCTGCTCCAGCGTGAGCGTGCGGCGCCCGAGATCGTTGATCAGAGCAATATCGTGGGTGGCAATCAGTACCGTGACTCCTACCTGGCTGAACTCCGCAAACAGCCGCATGATGTCGGCAGACAGTTCCGGGTCCAGGTTACCCGTGGGCTCATCCGCCAGCAGCACCGGCGGCTTGTTCACCACCGCCCGGGCAATGCCTACCCGCTGCTGCTCACCACCGGAAAGCTGCAACGGGTTCATCTTTTCCTTGCTCAGCAGACCGACCTTGTCCAGCGCAGCCCGAACGCGCCGGCCAATATCACGGGCGGGCGTACCCATCACTTCCAGGGGCATGGCGACGTTATCGAACACGGTGCGGTCAAACAGTAGCTGGTGATTCTGGAATACCACCCCGATGTGGCGGCGGATATAGGGCACCTGGCGGCGCGGCAGCGTATTGAGCACCTGGCCACCCACAATCACTTCACCGGCACTGGGGCGCTCCATCACCATGATCAGCTTGAGCAGGGTACTTTTACCGGCACCGGAGTGACCGGTGAGAAACGCCAGCTCACCACGCTCCAAACCGAAATTGACCTGACGCAGCGCAGTATGGTCGCTGTCGTAGCGTTTGGTGACCTGGCGGAACTCGATCATCGCGGGTTACTTCTCTGGGCTTTCATCGAACAGCGCATCCACAAACGTGCGGGCATCGAAGCTGCGCAGGTCGTCCACCTGCTCACCCACACCAATGTAGCGGATGGGCAACTGCAACTGCCGGGCGATGGCGAACACAATACCACCCTTGGCAGTGCCGTCCAGTTTGGTCAGGGTAATACCGCTCACGCCCACCGCCTGCTGGAAAACCTGGGCCTGGCTGAGGGCGTTCTGGCCGGTGCCGGCGTCCAGCACCAGCATGACTTCGTGGGGTGCAGTGTCGTCCAGCTTCTTGATCACCCGCACGACCTTTTCCAGCTCGCTCATCAGATTGTCTTTGTTCTGCAACCGGCCAGCGGTATCGGCAATCACCACATCCACACCGCGGGACTGTGCCGACTGGACCGCATCGAAGATGACCGAAGCGCTGTCGGCACCGGTATGCTGTGCCACCACCGGTACATTGTTGCGGTCGCCCCATACCTGCAACTGCTCAACCGCAGCCGCCCGGAACGTATCCCCCGCCGCCAGCATTACCGACTTGCCATCGCGCTGGAACAGTTTGGTGAGCTTGCCAATGGTGGTGGTTTTGCCCACACCATTCACACCCACCATCAGGATCACATAGGGTTTTTTCCCGGTATCGATCTCCAGGGGTCTGGTGACATCCGCCAGCAGACCGTGAAGTTCATCCCTCAGGGCTTTGCGCAGGGCTTCGCCGTCCTTGAGCTGGTTGCGCTCAAGCTTGTCGGTCAGCGACTCGATGATTTCCGAGGTAGCGGTAACGCCCACATCTGCCATCAGCAGCGTGGTTTCAATTTCCTCCAGCAGGTCCTCATCCACCTTCTTGCCGACAGAGAACAGGTCGGCAAGGCCGCCGGTCAGGTTGGCCCGGGTTTTACCCAGACCCTGGCGGATGCGCTCAAAAACGCTGACCTGTGGGGCTTCGGGTTCCGGTTCAGGCGCTGCCGGAATCTCCGCAGGCGGTTCCTCGACAACAACAGCTTCTTCAGGTGCTTCGACAGCCGGTACACTATCAGCCTCTGCTTTTTCCTCCGCCCCTGCCTTGGGGGTGGCACCTTCCGGGGCTTCCGGTTTTTTCTGGGGCACCGGCTTCGGCCGTGGCACGCGCCGACGGTTGGCCGCCACATCCAGAACAAACACAAGGACAAGAAGGGCCAGAAGGCCGATAGCAATCCACTCTGCCGTCATAGTCATACCATTGGTTGTCGATTCGCGGGATAAAAGAAAGCCGGTATTCTAGCAGACTGCTTGCTCTAAGTGATGGCCGCAGGTGACTCGCCCGATAAACCTTCGTAACATGGCACCACCCGCACTCAAAGGCGCACCACATCAGCGATCAAAAGGCCGTATCCAGAATGGCACGTAACCAGAAACCCGAGCCAGCCAGCGGCGGTGAACTCCGCATCATCGGCGGCGACTGGCGCAGCCGCAAACTACGCTTCCCCGAAGCCGGCGGCGTACGCCCCACACCGGCCCGCACCCGCGAAACCCTGTTCAACTGGCTATCTTTCCACATCGCAGGTAGCCATTGCCTGGACCTCTTCGCCGGCTCCGGCGCCCTCGGCCTTGAAGCTCTCTCCCGAGGCGCCGGCACAACCGTCTTCGTCGACCACACCCCGGAACTGGCCCAGGCCCTGCGCAGCAACCTCAGGCTATTGAAGTCAGACAAGGGAGAAGTGACCTGCCAGAACGCCGACACCTACCTGGCCCAGCCACCGCCCGAACCCTTCGACATCCTGTTCATGGATCCACCATTCAGACAGGGCTGGCTGGAAAAACTGTTCCCGATGATCGCGGACAACGGCTGGGTAAAACCGGGAGGCTGGATCTACGCAGAGCACGAAAGCGAATTGCCGACACCCACAGCCCCCATCAACTGGACCCTGCACCGACAAAAAACAGCAGGCCAGGTGACCTACTGTTTGTTCAGAGTGGAAGAATCAGTACCTGTCTGAAGAAACCGCAGCGCGATATCACTGCGGTCAGATCGGTCTCGGGGCGGGGTGCCTTTTCTGCCGGGAAAAGGTGTCTGAGCAAAGCGAGTTCTTTTCCCAGAAGAAAAGGCACCCCACCTCGGGACCAGACACCTGAACCAGCAGGCTACTTAGGGAGAGGGCCGCAAAGAATAAGCCCGCAAATGCGCCGCAAAATCCTCCAGGTACCGAATACCACTGGCCTCCGCCTCCCGGCACCACTGCATCAAAGCCTGAAGCTTCTCCTGCGGCTTCAGCCCACGGCGACGCCACAGCTCCTGCAATTCATGGCTCTTCTCATAAATCTGACGCAGCGTCGCATTGCGCTCCAGCACAGTGTCCAGGTGCTCCTTCTCCTTCGGCTTGATCAACGTCACCTCACGGGACAGCAAGCGCTTCAGACTGCGGTAACGGGGACGAATTTCCTCATCCATCAGCGCCTTCTGCTGGCGCAACACCGGCTCCATCACCCGCTTACGGTACTGGCGCATAATGTCGAACCGGCTGTTGGTAATCGCCTGCACGGTTTCAACATCCACTTCCTGCTTACCGGGAACATAATGTGCAATCGGCCTGAAGCCCTTGGGTTTTGCCAGCCCGAAGAACTGGAACAGGCGAATGTAACCCCAACCGATATCCACTTCATACCAGCGACGGGAAAGCTTGGACGAATTGGGATAGGTATGGTGATTGTTGTGCAGCTCTTCGCCACCAATCAGGATTCCCCACGGCGAAATATTGCGGGCGTTGTCCGCACATTCAAAATTGCGATACCCCATGAAGTGGCCGATGCCGTTGACTACACCTGCGGCCCACACCGGAATCCACATCATCTGCACCGCCCAGATCCAGATGCCGTGAACACCGAACAGCAACAGGTCGATAACGGCCATCAACTGAATGCCCAGCATGCGGTAGCGACTGTATACCCTGTTCTCCACCCAGTCTTCCGGGGTGCGCTGGCCGTAACGCTCGAGAGTTTCCGGAGTGCCGGCCTCGTCGTACAACTCAGCCCCTTCAAAAAGCACCTTGCGAATACCCAGAACCACAGGGCTGTGAGGATCTTCCTCGGTTTCGCACTTGGCATGGTGCTTACGATGGATAGCCGTCCACTGTTTGGTGTTCTGCGCTGTGGTCAGCCATAGCCAGAAACGGAAGAAATGCGCCAGCACCGGATGCAGATCCAGTGAGTTATGGGCAGAATGGCGATGCAGGTAAAGCGTCACGCTGATAATGGTGATGTGGGTAAGACCCAGCGTAACCAGAATCAGCTGCATCACCGAAAGGTCCAGAAGACCGTTGTACCACATAGAAGTTTCCTCGTTCGAAATCACAAGGTTGCAAAGTGCATGACAGGAACAGACAGAAAGCCTGCGGCCTGGCGGATCCGGTACTGCCCAACAACCGTATTCAGCCACTTTAGCGTACAGTTGTTAGCCGAAACAACCGTATTTGGCTGTCATTTTGTTACTGATCACTCATGTCCGTTCCCGCACATACGATTGGAGTAAATGGCCTTGCCAGAACTACCAGAAGTGGAAACCACCCGCCGAGGCATCGCGCCGCATTGTGAAAACCGGACCATCACTCACGTCACCGTGCGTGATGGCCGCCTGCGCTGGCCGGTACCGGGCAATCTGGCGGAGTTGCTGGAAGGCGCCGTGATCCACACCGTGGACCGCCGGGCAAAATATCTGCTTATTGGTGTAAGCTCGGCCACCGTAGCGGGCACGCTCATCGTGCACCTGGGCATGTCTGGCAGCCTGCGGGTGATCACCGACCAGAGCGAGCCTCTGCTACACGACCATATTGAACTGGAGCTGGACAACGGCATTCGCCTGCGTTTTAACGATCCACGCCGGTTCGGCTGCTGGCTGTGGTCGGAAACCCCGGACCAGCACCCGCTGATTGCCCGCCTGGGACCGGAACCCCTGGCGCCGGAATTCAATGGCCGCCTGCTCTAT
Above is a genomic segment from Marinobacter panjinensis containing:
- the rpoH gene encoding RNA polymerase sigma factor RpoH; amino-acid sequence: MGTNLQVIDRLVPGANLEAYIQAASRIPVLSVEEERKLSERLHYEGDVEAARELVLSHLRFVIHIARSYAGYGLSQSDLIQEGNVGLMKAVKRFNPEYGVRLVSFAVHWIKAEIHEFILRNWRIVKVATTKAQRKLFFNLRSQKKRLAWLSHDEVNAVASDLGVEPKVVREMEGRLASHDTAFDGPQDDDDDNAYQAPQYYLEDHRSNPATQLEQSDWTDDSNGRLMAALELLDERSQDILRERWLSDSKSTLHELADRYGVSAERIRQLEKNAMKKIRAQMTTEEVAA
- the mutM gene encoding bifunctional DNA-formamidopyrimidine glycosylase/DNA-(apurinic or apyrimidinic site) lyase; protein product: MPELPEVETTRRGIAPHCENRTITHVTVRDGRLRWPVPGNLAELLEGAVIHTVDRRAKYLLIGVSSATVAGTLIVHLGMSGSLRVITDQSEPLLHDHIELELDNGIRLRFNDPRRFGCWLWSETPDQHPLIARLGPEPLAPEFNGRLLYHLSRGRKTPVKSFIMDNHVVVGVGNIYANEALFKAGIHPRRAAGRISLDRYNRLVEAIRETLSAAILMGGTTLRDFVNSDGKPGYFAQSLLVYGRTGEPCKECGHTLKEIRMNQRSTVYCSKCQR
- the rsmD gene encoding 16S rRNA (guanine(966)-N(2))-methyltransferase RsmD encodes the protein MARNQKPEPASGGELRIIGGDWRSRKLRFPEAGGVRPTPARTRETLFNWLSFHIAGSHCLDLFAGSGALGLEALSRGAGTTVFVDHTPELAQALRSNLRLLKSDKGEVTCQNADTYLAQPPPEPFDILFMDPPFRQGWLEKLFPMIADNGWVKPGGWIYAEHESELPTPTAPINWTLHRQKTAGQVTYCLFRVEESVPV
- the hyi gene encoding hydroxypyruvate isomerase — protein: MPVFAANLSMLYTEVDFMDRFRLAREAGFCGVEYLFPYDWPEEDLKRALEENGLTQVLFNLPPGNWSAGERGIACLPDRVQEFRAGVDQAIRYARVLNCRQVNCLAGIRPDTLEESLAWQTLVDNVNYAAGRLEDEGITLCLEAINSRVDIPGFFLDTSARVMQLIEAVDAGNVKLQYDIYHMQIMEGDLIRTVECLLPWIGHIQFADNPGRHEPGTGEINFWNVFAALDRLGYGGWVSAEYRPSGATGDSLGWFRQGA
- a CDS encoding NAD(P)-dependent oxidoreductase, whose amino-acid sequence is MTANLHVAFLGIGLMGAPMVRNLLDAGFSMTLWNRTASKCEQFNGEATTADSPKNAVRDADVVITMLENGDVVDDVMVTQGGIASLKAGAVYIDMSSVQPSLARRHAALAQEQGAGYVDAPVSGGTVGAEQARLSIMAGGSEVDIERVRLVFEALGKCTPIGPVGAGQLAKLANQAIVGITIGAVSEALLLAAKGGADPAAVREALMGGFAGSRILELHGQRMIDRDFSPGAPARIQLKDLRMILDEARSEGLTLPLAQQVHNEYQSLVANGHSDVDHSGLLLELEHLNGVLLGSAPAIKRKG
- the ftsY gene encoding signal recognition particle-docking protein FtsY — protein: MTAEWIAIGLLALLVLVFVLDVAANRRRVPRPKPVPQKKPEAPEGATPKAGAEEKAEADSVPAVEAPEEAVVVEEPPAEIPAAPEPEPEAPQVSVFERIRQGLGKTRANLTGGLADLFSVGKKVDEDLLEEIETTLLMADVGVTATSEIIESLTDKLERNQLKDGEALRKALRDELHGLLADVTRPLEIDTGKKPYVILMVGVNGVGKTTTIGKLTKLFQRDGKSVMLAAGDTFRAAAVEQLQVWGDRNNVPVVAQHTGADSASVIFDAVQSAQSRGVDVVIADTAGRLQNKDNLMSELEKVVRVIKKLDDTAPHEVMLVLDAGTGQNALSQAQVFQQAVGVSGITLTKLDGTAKGGIVFAIARQLQLPIRYIGVGEQVDDLRSFDARTFVDALFDESPEK
- the ftsE gene encoding cell division ATP-binding protein FtsE, whose amino-acid sequence is MIEFRQVTKRYDSDHTALRQVNFGLERGELAFLTGHSGAGKSTLLKLIMVMERPSAGEVIVGGQVLNTLPRRQVPYIRRHIGVVFQNHQLLFDRTVFDNVAMPLEVMGTPARDIGRRVRAALDKVGLLSKEKMNPLQLSGGEQQRVGIARAVVNKPPVLLADEPTGNLDPELSADIMRLFAEFSQVGVTVLIATHDIALINDLGRRTLTLEQGRLVSGVGAGGGRHG
- a CDS encoding DesA family fatty acid desaturase, which translates into the protein MWYNGLLDLSVMQLILVTLGLTHITIISVTLYLHRHSAHNSLDLHPVLAHFFRFWLWLTTAQNTKQWTAIHRKHHAKCETEEDPHSPVVLGIRKVLFEGAELYDEAGTPETLERYGQRTPEDWVENRVYSRYRMLGIQLMAVIDLLLFGVHGIWIWAVQMMWIPVWAAGVVNGIGHFMGYRNFECADNARNISPWGILIGGEELHNNHHTYPNSSKLSRRWYEVDIGWGYIRLFQFFGLAKPKGFRPIAHYVPGKQEVDVETVQAITNSRFDIMRQYRKRVMEPVLRQQKALMDEEIRPRYRSLKRLLSREVTLIKPKEKEHLDTVLERNATLRQIYEKSHELQELWRRRGLKPQEKLQALMQWCREAEASGIRYLEDFAAHLRAYSLRPSP
- a CDS encoding response regulator transcription factor, whose amino-acid sequence is MKALVIEDDQDVANYLVKGLKESDFVVDHAADGKDGMMMAASEDYDIMIVDRMLPGMDGLSIIKTVRATGNQVPVLILSALGDVDDRVEGLRGGGDDYLTKPFSFTELLARIESLVRRNRQSAETETVLKVADLEMDLLARTVKRAGHNIDVQPREFRLLEYLMRNAGQVVTRTMLLEKVWDYHFDPQTNVIDVHISRLRAKIDKEFDTPLLQTIRGAGYMLRETA
- the ftsX gene encoding permease-like cell division protein FtsX, producing the protein MANDPRRQQSRGAKSARSPWREQAESYLSHHRKVARDSAQRLWHSPIASMMTWTVMGVALALPVALMLLLASLEGVSAGWESSARVTAYLNDSVSIEEAQALKAEVADDSRVAEVELIDRDTALNEFRASSGLEDALDYLDENPLPHTLLVTPSESSRTAAGVEMLLTVIEGLDGVERVQVDLGWLQRLNAMTDLLGRAVWALALLLAAAVVLVIGNTVRLSIENRRDEILVAKLVGGTDAFVRRPFLYTGAWFGLGGGIVAWVLLQLSLWWLSGPIERLAGLYRSEFSLNGLTFDGALALIIAAMLLGWLGAWVAVKRHLDDIEPGEIAGG